From a region of the Triticum aestivum cultivar Chinese Spring chromosome 7D, IWGSC CS RefSeq v2.1, whole genome shotgun sequence genome:
- the LOC123167518 gene encoding cyclin-B2-2 encodes MENMRSENHRGAAMEGVKLASEAAANTNRRALRDIKNILGAPHQPQAVSKRGLQEKPAAAGAKSQAGAVGHRPVTRKFAAILQQTQPANAPLAPIGSERQKRNADTAFHAPSDMECSKASDDDLDEMMTNELKEIDMEDTEEEEMPDIDSCDVGNSLAVVEYVDEIYSFYRRTEELSCVSPTYMAHQSDINEKMRGILVDWLIEVHYKLELLGETLFLTVNIIDRYLARENVARKKLQLVGVTAMLLACKYEEVSVPVVEDLILICDRAYSREDILDMERKIVDRLEFNMSVPTPYCFMRRFLKAAGSDKKLELLSFFLIELSLVDYKMLKFQPSMLAAAAIYTAQCTLNGCMSWNKCCELHTKYSEEQLMDCSTMMVELHQGAARGKLTGVHRKYSTFKYGCAAKSEPAAFLLDARRA; translated from the exons ATGGAGAACATGAGATCCGAGAACCACCGGGGCGCGGCCATGGAGGGCGTGAAGCTGGCGTCGGAGGCGGCGGCCAACACCAACCGCAGGGCCCTGAGGGACATCAAGAACATCCTCGGCGCCCCTCACCAGCCCCAGGCCGTCAGCAAGAGGGGCCTGCAAGA AAAACCCGCCGCCGCCGGTGCCAAGAGCCAAGCTGGCGCCGTCGGCCACCGGCCGGTCACCAGGAAATTCGCCGCCATCCTGCAGCAAACGCAGCCTGCAAACGCCCCGCTG GCACCAATTGGCAGTGAGAGGCAGAAGAGAAATGCTGACACTGCCTTCCATGCTCCTTCAGACATGGAGTGCAGCAAGGCTTCAGATGATGACCTTGATGAGATG ATGACCAATGAGCTCAAAGAAAtcgacatggaggacaccgaagAGGAGGAAATGCCTGACATCGACAGCTGCGACGTCGGCAACTCCCTTGCGGTTGTTgaatatgtggatgaaatttacaGCTTCTACAGAAGGACCGAG GAGTTGAGCTGTGTGTCCCCCACCTACATGGCACACCAATCTGACATCAATGAGAAAATGCGCGGCATTCTGGTTGACTGGCTGATTGAG GTGCACTATAAGCTGGAGCTACTGGGTGAAACCCTGTTCCTCACTGTAAACATCATCGACAGATACCTGGCCAGGGAGAATGTAGCCAGGAAGAAGCTCCAGCTTGTGGGCGTGACAGCCATGCTGCTGGCATGCAAGTATGAGGAGGTCAGTGTGCCAGTCGTCGAGGATCTGATCCTCATCTGCGATCGCGCCTACTCCCGGGAAGATATTCTGGACATG GAGAGGAAGATCGTCGACAGGCTTGAATTCAACATGTCAGTCCCTACACCGTACTGCTTCATGAGAAGGTTCCTCAAGGCAGCAGGGTCTGACAAGAAG CTGGAGCTGCTCTCCTTCTTCCTAATCGAGCTCAGCCTCGTCGACTACAAGATGCTCAAGTTCCAGCCGTCGatgctggcggcggcggccatcTACACCGCGCAATGCACGCTCAACGGGTGCATGTCCTGGAACAAGTGCTGTGAGCTGCACACAAAATACTCTGAAGAACAGCTCAT GGACTGCAGCACGATGATGGTGGAGCTGCACCAGGGCGCGGCGCGCGGGAAGCTCACCGGGGTGCACCGCAAGTACAGCACCTTCAAGTACGGGTGCGCCGCCAAGTCGGAGCCCGCCGCCTTCCTGCTCGACGCGAGGAGGGCCTGA
- the LOC123165016 gene encoding protein LAZ1: MAMAMELADKLLLVLRSYSLPVWATIISGLFVAVSLSLSIYLLLNHLSAYKNPEEQKFLVGVVLMVPIYAIESYISLVNPTIGVDIEILRDGYEAFAMYCFGRYLVACLGGEDRTIEFLKKEGSSGSDAPLLGNASEERHVNHPFPMNYMLNPWPVGEWFYLVVKFGLVQYMIIKTICALLAVILESFGVYCEGEFKWNCGYSYTAMALNFSQSWALYCLVQFYAVIKDELAHIKPLAKFLTFKSIVFLTWWQGVAIALLSSWGLLRGPIAQELQFKSSIQDFIICIEMGFAAVIHLYVFPAKPYELMGDRYVGDVSVLGDYASVDCPLDPDEVKDSERPTKIRLPQPDDHVRCSTAIKESVRDVVLGGGEYIVNDLKFTVNHAVEPINEKIHQISQNMKKHDKDKTNDDSCIDSSRSLHRVISGIDDPLLNGSLSDNSGPKRARRQQRRRLGAGISGESSDHGLGGYEIRGHRWITKE, from the exons ATGGCAATGGCAATGGAATTGGCCGACAAATTGCTCCTGGTGCTCCGGAGCTACTCACTGCCTGTTTGGGCCACCATCATCTCGGGGCTCTTCGTCGCCGTATCGCTCTCGCTGTCCATCTACTTGCTCTTGAACCACCTCTCCGCCTACAAGAACCCAGAG GAGCAGAAGTTCCTCGTCGGTGTCGTTCTGATGGTGCCGATATATGCAATCGAGTCG TATATATCATTGGTGAATCCAACAATTGGTGTAGATATTGAGATTCTGCGAGACGGCTACGAGGCATTCGCCATGTACTGTTTCGGGCGGTACCTAGTTGCGTGCTTAG GCGGAGAAGATAGGACGATTGAGTTTCTGAAGAAGGAGGGCAGTTCAGGTTCTGATGCACCACTTTTAGGCAATGCATCCGAAGAACGACATGTGAACCACCCTTTTCCGATGAATTACATGTTGAACCCATGGCCCGTTGGCGAATGGTTCTACTTGGTAGTTAAGTTTGGCCTTGTCCAATAT ATGATAATAAAGACAATATGTGCTCTTCTTGCGGTGATTCTTGAATCCTTTGGGGTGTACTGTGAAGGAGAGTTTAAATGGAACTGTGG GTACTCTTACACTGCCATGGCTCTCAATTTCAGTCAGTCATGGGCCTTATACTGTCTCGTTCAATTTTACGCCGTCATAAAGGACGAGCTAGCCCATATAAAGCCCCTAGCAAAGTTTCTGACATTCAAGTCTATTGTGTTCTTAACATGGTGGCAAGGTGTGGCAATAGCGTTGCTCTCCAGCTGGGGCTTGTTGAGAGGCCCTATAGCTCAAGAGTTGCAGTTCAAGTCCAGCATTCAGGACTTTATCATCTGCATAGAG ATGGGTTTTGCTGCTGTTATTCACCTGTACGTCTTCCCTGCCAAGCCATACGAGCTAATGGGCGATCGTTACGTTGGAGATGTTTCAGTTCTGGGAGACTACGCTTCAGTTGACTGCCCTCTAGATCCAGACGAAGTTAAAGATAGCGAGCGCCCAACCAAGATTAGGCTTCCCCAGCCAGATGATCATGTCAGATGCTCCACTGCTATAAAAGAAAGCGTCCGCGATGTTGTACTCGGAGGAGGCGAATAT ATTGTGAACGACCTGAAGTTCACCGTCAACCACGCGGTGGAGCCGATCAACGAGAAGATCCACCAGATATCGCAGAACATGAAGAAGCACGATAAAGACAAAACAAACGACGACAGCTGCATCGACTCGTCGCGATCCCTGCACAGGGTGATCAGTGGGATCGACGACCCGCTCCTGAACGGGAGCCTCAGCGACAACAGCGGCCCCAAGAGAGCGCGGAGGCAGCAGCGCAGGAGGTTGGGTGCGGGGATCAGCGGCGAGAGCAGCGACCATGGGCTGGGCGGGTACGAGATCCGGGGACACAGGTGGATCACAAAGGAGTGA